In a genomic window of Lathamus discolor isolate bLatDis1 chromosome 4, bLatDis1.hap1, whole genome shotgun sequence:
- the KCTD4 gene encoding BTB/POZ domain-containing protein KCTD4 has translation MERKISRRENECEEKHSNSEGSEQDKDYKTSLITLNVGGYLYITQKQTLTKYPDSFLEGIINGKIMCPFDADGHYFIDRDGLLFRHILNFLRNGELLLPEGFRENQLLAHEADFFQLKVLSDAVKSRWEKEQLASRETTFLEITDSHDRSQGLRIFCNAPDFIAKIKSRIVLVSKSRLDGFPEEFSVSSNIIQFKYFIKSENGTRLVLKEDNTFVCTLETLKFEAIMTALKCGFRLLTSLDCSKGSIVHSDALHFIK, from the coding sequence atggagagaaaaataagcagaagagaaaatgaatgcgaagaaaaacacagcaactCTGAAGGCTCTGAGCAAGACAAGGACTATAAAACGTCTCTGATTACTCTGAATGTTGGCGGCTATCTATACATCACACAAAAACAGACACTAACCAAGTACCCAGATTCTTTTCTGGAAGGGATCATAAATGGTAAAATAATGTGCCCGTTTGATGCTGATGGTCATTACTTCATAGACAGAGATGGACTCCTTTTCAGACACATTCTCAACTTCCTACGAAATGGAGAACTTCTTCTACCAGAAGGATTTCGAGAAAATCAACTTTTGGCACACGAAGCAGATTTTTTCCAGCTTAAGGTACTCTCAGATGCAGTGAAATCAAGGTGGGAGAAGGAACAGCTAGCATCTCGGGAGACTACTTTCCTGGAAATAACTGACAGCCACGACCGTTCACAAGGACTTAGAATCTTTTGTAATGCTCCTGATTtcattgcaaaaataaaatccagaatTGTACTGGTGTCCAAAAGCAGGCTGGATGGATTTCCAGAGGAGTTTTCTGTATCTTCAAATATTATTCAATTCAAGTACTTCATAAAGTCTGAGAACGGTACACGGCTGGTACTGAAGGAGGACAACACCTTTGTCTGCACCCTGGAAACTCTTAAGTTTGAGGCTATAATGACAGCTTTAAAATGTGGATTCAGATTGCTGACCAGTCTGGATTGTTCGAAAGGGTCAATTGTTCACAGTGATGCACTTCATTTTATCAAGTAA